CAGCTGAACCCGTCACAATGGCAACCGCCATAAATCTACTCCTTGGGCCTAGAGAAACACCGGCGAAAGCACCTTCTCATTTTCTTGAATCCAATTGGTGATTCCACGAACAGTTTCATGAAGACCGATCTCTGGCGACCATCCTGCCGCCGCCTGAACCTTCCGGCTGTCCGTAATAAACCAGGGGATGTCCAACACCCGGTCCTCAACGACCGAGTCGATTTCGACCCTTTTCCCGACGACGCTACGGCACACATCTGTGAGCTCGGCCAAAGAAAAACTATTTAAACTTCCTCCCCCCACGTTATACACATGTCCAACGTGCTGAGCTGAAGATTGAATCTGAACCCGCACAAGCCGGTACAGGTCATCCACATGGAGGAAATCTCGAACCTGCTTGCCGGCCCCGCCAAAACCAATATATTTGAGCGGCTTCCCAAAATAATGACAGGCCACCCACAGTGCCACAACACCTTGATCAACCTTGCCCATCTGCCAGGGACCGGTAAGCAACCCACACCGATTCACAATTGTGCGAAGCCCAAACATTACACCGTACTCCTCGATCAGAAGTTCGGATGCGAGCTTGGTTGCACCATATAAAGAGCGGGAAC
Above is a window of Nitrospira lenta DNA encoding:
- a CDS encoding NAD-dependent epimerase/dehydratase family protein — translated: MPMKILVTGGAGFVGASLSLHMKRDWPSATVIAFDNLRRRGSELNLERLRLAGVKFVHGDVRHAADLSAIGPIDLLLECSAEPSVLGGLSGDARYVIDTNLIGTVNCLEYARTHGALVMFFSTSRVFPIGRLTMLPVTEIGERLTLLEGYHAAGVSSAGISEEFPLGGSRSLYGATKLASELLIEEYGVMFGLRTIVNRCGLLTGPWQMGKVDQGVVALWVACHYFGKPLKYIGFGGAGKQVRDFLHVDDLYRLVRVQIQSSAQHVGHVYNVGGGSLNSFSLAELTDVCRSVVGKRVEIDSVVEDRVLDIPWFITDSRKVQAAAGWSPEIGLHETVRGITNWIQENEKVLSPVFL